Proteins from one Flammeovirgaceae bacterium genomic window:
- a CDS encoding CHASE3 domain-containing protein gives MINKFKIVYFLLSLSIVLTLLSGIITYYNGLQNKEVVNAMIHAYNVIHQSEKVESSLRDMETGQRGFSITNDSTYLEPYLIGKANIKLYLDTLTSLVGDDPRQLLLLENHIKPSAALKEAITDSTIFLFQNQGLQSAVHIVSNNEGKAVMDTVRLLMADVAQLEGSLLATRTSRWNDIKYWEDAIRFSSFGLIGLTSFIALISLRKKSRENKRLLRSLEKMNEGLETKVTQRTQELKNERDKITKLNEELKALNQEKDHFISVASHDLKAPVIGIQRLVEVMRMQKENPPKTLEYLSYIEESCQGLQRLITNLLDINKIEQGLFVIDKAMIEAQPFITKLLKPFETLAELKRIKIEAGSKVKEIYTDEDVLKRILDNLVSNAIKFSRPDSKISLSLFAEDGKLIVKVEDQGIGIKSDELAFVFTKFSKLSNKPTGGEGSTGLGLAIVKELVGRLGGEVSIASKPQAGTTVTLVFPQP, from the coding sequence ATGATCAATAAGTTTAAAATTGTTTATTTCCTGCTTTCCCTTTCCATTGTACTGACTTTGTTGAGCGGCATCATCACCTACTACAATGGCCTTCAGAACAAAGAGGTGGTAAATGCCATGATCCACGCCTATAACGTCATCCATCAAAGTGAAAAGGTAGAGTCGTCATTGCGGGATATGGAGACCGGCCAGCGGGGCTTTTCCATCACCAATGACAGCACCTACCTCGAACCGTATTTGATTGGCAAGGCCAACATTAAATTGTACCTCGATACCCTGACCTCCCTGGTGGGGGACGACCCCAGGCAACTGCTGCTCCTTGAAAACCACATCAAGCCATCGGCCGCGCTCAAGGAAGCCATTACGGACAGCACCATTTTCTTGTTCCAAAACCAGGGACTGCAATCGGCCGTGCACATTGTATCCAACAATGAAGGCAAGGCGGTAATGGATACCGTCCGGTTGTTGATGGCAGACGTGGCGCAACTGGAAGGGTCCCTTTTGGCCACCCGTACTTCCAGGTGGAACGACATCAAGTACTGGGAGGATGCCATACGGTTTTCCAGCTTTGGCCTTATCGGGCTCACCTCGTTTATCGCCCTGATAAGCCTGAGGAAGAAAAGCAGGGAGAACAAAAGGCTCCTGCGTTCCCTGGAAAAAATGAACGAGGGGCTGGAAACCAAAGTGACGCAACGAACACAGGAACTTAAAAACGAGCGCGACAAGATCACGAAGCTAAACGAAGAGCTAAAAGCGCTCAACCAGGAGAAGGACCACTTTATCAGCGTGGCCTCGCACGACCTGAAGGCCCCGGTAATCGGGATACAAAGATTGGTGGAGGTCATGCGGATGCAAAAGGAAAACCCGCCCAAGACGCTGGAATACCTTTCTTATATCGAAGAGTCGTGCCAGGGCTTGCAACGGCTCATTACCAATTTGTTGGACATTAACAAAATCGAACAAGGCCTGTTCGTTATTGACAAGGCCATGATTGAAGCCCAGCCGTTTATCACAAAACTGTTAAAGCCTTTTGAAACGCTTGCCGAACTGAAAAGGATAAAAATCGAAGCCGGCAGCAAAGTGAAGGAAATATATACGGATGAAGATGTGCTGAAGCGGATACTGGACAACCTGGTGTCCAACGCCATTAAATTTTCCCGGCCTGACAGCAAAATTTCATTAAGCCTTTTTGCGGAGGATGGCAAATTGATTGTAAAAGTGGAGGACCAGGGCATCGGTATAAAAAGTGATGAACTGGCATTTGTTTTCACGAAGTTTTCAAAATTGAGCAACAAGCCTACGGGCGGGGAAGGGTCCACAGGACTGGGCCTGGCCATTGTGAAGGAACTGGTGGGACGGCTGGGCGGTGAAGTTTCCATTGCCAGCAAGCCACAGGCAGGCACAACAGTGACCCTTGTTTTTCCGCAGCCGTAG
- a CDS encoding S8 family serine peptidase, with product MASRVIKCLFLSIFCSLAVLQAHSQQYDSTAIPKDWHLKDPETDHVQGISAEKAYQTLLKGQPSRTVIVAIIDSGIDIDHEDLRSVIWTNEGEIPDNGIDDDNNGYIDDVHGWNFIGGKDGNVNQDTDELTRTYVKLKKQFEGVDEKKIPKKEREAYQDYLKVKGKFEKLLAKNKEQYELYHGLYQNVRASVDTLKALLMTDTLSQELVQGFESSEPNLLFAKGFVLNIYRNIGPDNSMEEFLSQLKEAADHFQQVVDYGYNENFDPRPIVGDNFSDPYEKGYGNNDVKGPDPMHGTHVAGIIAADRNNGIGIKGIADNVKVMSVRAVPNGDERDKDVANAILYAVDNGAQVINMSFGKSLSPRKEVVDKAVKYAMQKGVLLVHAAGNESENTDVEKNFPTRYYLDGSEAKAWLEVGASSWGADKDLVGSFSNYGKKSVDLFAPGVKIYSTLPHNEYKEMDGTSMASPVAAGVAAVIMSYFPRLSALEVREIIRQSTRKFDHLKTTLPGGGGEVEFSELSSTGGLVNLYEAIKLAQETQNKKLVK from the coding sequence ATGGCTTCCCGCGTAATAAAATGCCTGTTTTTATCCATATTTTGTTCCCTGGCCGTACTTCAGGCCCATTCGCAGCAATATGACAGCACGGCCATCCCCAAGGACTGGCATTTGAAAGACCCTGAAACCGACCACGTGCAGGGCATAAGTGCCGAAAAGGCTTACCAAACCCTTTTGAAAGGCCAACCTTCACGCACGGTCATCGTTGCGATAATCGACTCGGGCATCGACATTGACCACGAGGACCTTCGCAGTGTAATATGGACCAATGAAGGTGAAATCCCGGACAACGGGATTGACGATGACAACAACGGCTACATCGATGACGTGCACGGCTGGAATTTTATCGGTGGAAAAGACGGCAACGTCAACCAGGACACGGACGAACTGACCCGCACCTACGTAAAGCTCAAAAAACAGTTTGAGGGCGTTGACGAAAAAAAAATCCCTAAAAAAGAAAGGGAGGCCTACCAGGATTACCTGAAGGTCAAGGGCAAGTTTGAAAAGCTGCTGGCAAAAAACAAAGAACAGTACGAGCTCTACCATGGCCTTTACCAAAACGTAAGGGCCAGCGTGGACACGCTCAAGGCCCTGTTGATGACGGACACCCTTTCCCAGGAGCTGGTCCAGGGTTTTGAATCTTCCGAGCCGAACCTGCTTTTTGCAAAGGGATTTGTGCTCAACATCTACAGGAACATCGGTCCGGACAACAGCATGGAAGAATTCCTGTCGCAACTCAAAGAAGCCGCAGACCATTTTCAACAGGTGGTCGACTATGGCTACAACGAAAATTTTGACCCACGCCCTATCGTGGGGGACAACTTTAGCGACCCTTATGAAAAGGGGTATGGCAACAACGATGTAAAAGGCCCGGACCCTATGCACGGCACCCACGTGGCCGGCATTATAGCGGCCGACAGGAACAATGGCATCGGCATAAAGGGGATCGCTGACAACGTAAAAGTCATGTCCGTGCGGGCAGTGCCCAATGGGGACGAGCGGGACAAGGACGTGGCCAATGCGATCCTTTACGCAGTGGACAATGGCGCACAGGTCATCAACATGAGTTTCGGAAAATCCCTTTCCCCCAGAAAGGAAGTGGTGGACAAGGCGGTAAAATACGCCATGCAGAAAGGGGTGCTCCTGGTCCATGCCGCTGGCAACGAATCGGAAAATACCGATGTGGAAAAAAACTTCCCCACCCGGTATTACCTGGACGGGTCGGAGGCCAAGGCCTGGCTTGAGGTGGGCGCCTCGTCATGGGGGGCCGACAAGGACCTTGTGGGCAGCTTTTCCAACTATGGAAAAAAGTCTGTTGACCTCTTTGCGCCTGGCGTAAAGATTTACTCTACCCTTCCCCACAACGAATACAAAGAAATGGACGGCACCAGCATGGCGAGCCCGGTGGCAGCCGGGGTGGCCGCGGTCATCATGTCCTATTTCCCCCGGCTATCGGCTTTGGAGGTCAGGGAAATCATACGGCAGTCCACCCGAAAATTCGACCATTTAAAAACCACCCTGCCGGGTGGCGGTGGTGAAGTGGAGTTTAGCGAACTGAGCAGTACAGGAGGGCTGGTCAACCTGTACGAGGCGATTAAACTGGCACAGGAAACCCAAAACAAGAAACTTGTTAAATAG
- a CDS encoding HEAT repeat domain-containing protein codes for MEKEKLESLLIDYIDGGLTAAARAEVEQLLSTDKAAMQLYKELKEVTLAMQEAPSLDREAGHERIFEANVKKELAAWYPSRVFLRPVFYRVAAAIALVIAGLAGGYWLHKGNQNARELAALRKEVEETKQTMMAMLSDGQSASRRMQGVNVAFTLSAPDDDVVNALGKAMMSDPNTNVRLAALDALGQFAHEPSIRKMLVRSLSSQDDPMVQIALIQLLVGLKEKAVITDLEKIIKSDDAMDAVKDEAYTGILKLS; via the coding sequence ATGGAAAAGGAAAAACTGGAATCATTGCTTATCGACTATATCGATGGGGGCCTTACTGCCGCGGCCCGGGCCGAGGTGGAGCAACTGTTGTCTACAGACAAAGCAGCGATGCAATTGTACAAGGAGTTGAAAGAGGTAACCCTGGCGATGCAGGAAGCCCCCTCCCTGGATAGGGAAGCCGGGCATGAAAGAATATTTGAAGCCAATGTAAAGAAGGAGTTGGCCGCCTGGTACCCAAGCCGTGTTTTCCTGAGGCCGGTGTTCTATCGCGTGGCCGCGGCCATTGCCCTGGTGATAGCGGGGCTGGCCGGTGGCTATTGGCTACATAAGGGCAACCAAAACGCAAGGGAACTGGCCGCCTTGAGAAAGGAAGTGGAGGAAACCAAACAAACCATGATGGCCATGCTCAGCGATGGCCAATCGGCCAGCCGGAGGATGCAGGGCGTGAATGTGGCCTTTACCCTTTCGGCCCCGGATGATGATGTTGTCAATGCATTGGGGAAGGCCATGATGTCCGACCCCAACACCAACGTTAGGCTGGCGGCCCTTGACGCCCTTGGCCAATTTGCACATGAGCCATCCATAAGGAAAATGCTAGTCAGGTCGTTGTCGTCACAGGACGACCCAATGGTGCAGATAGCCCTCATTCAGTTGCTGGTAGGCCTGAAAGAGAAAGCGGTGATCACCGACCTGGAGAAGATAATCAAAAGCGATGATGCCATGGATGCGGTGAAAGACGAAGCCTATACAGGGATATTGAAACTTTCTTAG
- a CDS encoding sigma-70 family RNA polymerase sigma factor — translation MTDEQIMEAVKDGDLEQASILYARYHKRIFNFLARMCFDRSQAEDLTQNVFLRLLKYRGTYKVGKAFQPWIYQMARNAFSDHYQAHKNRNNQFVDVQQVANRATSAQEDMEQVEKEKLLDRSMAMLSEDHRELLILTRYQRMKYEEVALVMGTSVANIKVRVHRAISKLREHYFQLEQL, via the coding sequence ATGACTGACGAGCAGATAATGGAGGCCGTTAAAGACGGTGATCTGGAGCAGGCTTCCATTCTCTATGCGCGTTACCATAAGCGCATATTTAATTTTCTTGCCCGGATGTGCTTTGACCGCTCCCAGGCCGAAGATTTGACCCAGAATGTTTTTTTGAGGCTGCTCAAGTACAGGGGGACATATAAAGTGGGCAAGGCGTTTCAGCCCTGGATTTACCAAATGGCTCGGAATGCCTTCTCCGACCATTACCAGGCGCACAAAAACAGGAACAACCAGTTTGTGGACGTACAACAGGTGGCCAACAGGGCAACATCGGCACAGGAGGATATGGAACAAGTGGAAAAAGAGAAGCTGTTGGACCGGTCAATGGCGATGCTTAGTGAAGACCACAGGGAGCTTTTGATACTTACCCGGTACCAGCGCATGAAATATGAAGAGGTGGCACTGGTAATGGGCACCTCGGTGGCCAATATAAAAGTGAGGGTGCACCGTGCCATTTCAAAATTAAGGGAGCATTATTTTCAACTCGAACAACTTTAG
- a CDS encoding DoxX family protein, which translates to MNKIFSDAGLLLLRAGSGLFIAFGHGLGKLPPSEGFIGGVEKLGFPLPYFFGWMAGLSEFLGGLLVALGLFTRPAALFVAFTMATAAFLRHADDPFGTKEKALLYLVISLCIALTGSGKYSLGKVLFKSNHPLV; encoded by the coding sequence ATGAACAAAATATTCAGCGATGCGGGGTTATTATTGCTAAGGGCAGGGTCAGGCCTTTTTATTGCTTTTGGCCATGGGCTGGGAAAACTGCCGCCCTCTGAGGGCTTCATTGGCGGGGTGGAAAAATTGGGGTTTCCACTACCCTACTTTTTTGGCTGGATGGCCGGGCTGTCCGAATTCCTGGGCGGGCTGTTGGTGGCCCTGGGGCTGTTCACCAGGCCGGCCGCCCTTTTTGTTGCCTTCACTATGGCCACGGCAGCATTTTTAAGGCATGCGGACGACCCCTTTGGAACAAAGGAAAAAGCGCTCCTTTACTTGGTCATCAGCCTGTGTATCGCCTTAACGGGCAGCGGAAAATATTCATTGGGGAAAGTATTGTTTAAAAGCAACCACCCGTTGGTTTAA
- a CDS encoding Crp/Fnr family transcriptional regulator, protein MTTIPEATLIGPQLLARLAEEGTVRTFGPEAVIIDENDYIRSIPIVLSGSIKVLKIDEDAKEVLLYYIKPGESCVMSFLGATCNQTSKIKAIVEEKAEVLMLPIHKSFELIKDNPAWLEYIFQLYNRRFEELLEVVNSVVFQHVDDRLWALLKKKVKMLRSNDIAITHQQLADELGTAREVVSRLLKQLERAGQVRLYRSRIIVLEK, encoded by the coding sequence ATGACTACCATTCCAGAGGCCACCCTTATTGGCCCACAGCTTTTGGCCCGGTTGGCCGAGGAGGGCACGGTCAGGACTTTTGGCCCGGAGGCCGTGATCATTGACGAAAACGACTATATCCGGAGCATCCCCATAGTACTTTCGGGGTCCATCAAGGTCCTTAAGATTGACGAGGACGCCAAAGAGGTGTTGTTGTATTACATCAAACCTGGCGAAAGCTGCGTGATGTCTTTTTTGGGCGCCACCTGCAACCAAACGAGCAAAATCAAGGCCATCGTGGAGGAAAAGGCGGAAGTATTGATGTTGCCCATCCACAAGTCCTTTGAACTTATCAAGGACAATCCCGCCTGGCTGGAATATATTTTTCAATTGTACAACAGAAGGTTTGAGGAGTTGCTGGAAGTTGTCAACTCGGTGGTGTTCCAGCATGTGGACGACCGGTTGTGGGCATTGCTGAAGAAAAAAGTGAAAATGCTCCGGTCCAACGACATTGCCATTACCCATCAACAACTGGCGGACGAACTGGGCACGGCACGGGAGGTAGTCTCACGGCTGCTAAAACAGTTGGAAAGGGCCGGCCAGGTCAGGCTTTATCGCAGTAGGATTATCGTATTGGAAAAATAA
- a CDS encoding RNA polymerase sigma factor, with the protein MKKHIKIPDGELIKKTLEGDPAAMGGLYHRYYPLVFNKCVSMVKDQDEAFDIAQESLLKAFDSLKNFRGDSTFSTWLYTITHRNCLQALRKKNKNTMPVDACLLNNTANEAPVDGPSGLPGTEDIMFDLIDHLPPQEKELLIRKYYKGESIKALQHLYHASSSAIKMRLKRSKEKLNQLYPLAVALA; encoded by the coding sequence ATGAAAAAACACATAAAAATTCCAGATGGGGAATTGATCAAAAAAACCCTTGAAGGCGACCCTGCCGCCATGGGTGGGTTGTACCACCGCTACTACCCATTGGTGTTCAACAAATGCGTGTCGATGGTCAAAGACCAGGACGAAGCTTTTGACATCGCCCAGGAATCGCTGTTAAAGGCCTTCGACAGTTTGAAAAACTTCAGGGGCGACTCCACGTTTTCCACCTGGTTGTACACGATCACCCATCGCAATTGCCTGCAGGCATTGAGGAAAAAAAACAAAAACACCATGCCCGTGGATGCTTGCCTTCTAAACAATACCGCCAACGAGGCACCTGTGGACGGGCCGTCAGGCCTGCCGGGCACGGAAGACATTATGTTCGACCTGATCGACCACCTGCCCCCCCAAGAAAAAGAATTGCTGATAAGGAAGTATTACAAGGGCGAGTCCATCAAGGCATTGCAGCACCTTTACCACGCTTCCTCCAGTGCCATCAAAATGAGGCTGAAGCGCTCAAAAGAAAAATTGAACCAATTGTACCCCCTGGCCGTGGCGTTGGCCTAG
- a CDS encoding DMT family transporter produces MRGHQVHSGYILALMATMIWSGNFIVARDLNGSFSPVSISFFRWSIATVAVLPFALPHLRRDFNAMARQWRLMVLMSFTGVTVFNTLIYLAAHTTSAFNLSLFAITAPLYVVLLNWLLFKEAITGKQALGFAILLLGLFSLLSKGNPQKILELEFNKGDVLMAGAAGIFAFYSVMLKKKDPAIGNLSFLAATFLLGVFMLVPFFIVEWVGTARPLEFTTSSILQFVYIGIGPSIISYYLWNRSIVDIGSTKAATIYNTLPVFSALFAALILNEAVLAIQVVSSAIIVVGVLLVLLGKGNRRP; encoded by the coding sequence ATGAGAGGCCACCAGGTACATTCGGGATACATATTGGCATTAATGGCCACCATGATATGGTCTGGCAATTTTATAGTGGCCAGGGACCTGAACGGCTCCTTTTCCCCGGTTTCGATCTCTTTCTTTAGGTGGTCCATTGCCACGGTGGCCGTCCTTCCGTTTGCACTGCCCCATTTGAGGCGCGACTTCAACGCGATGGCCCGGCAATGGCGGCTAATGGTGCTCATGTCTTTTACGGGCGTTACCGTGTTCAACACTTTGATTTACCTGGCCGCACATACCACCTCGGCCTTCAACCTTTCCCTCTTTGCCATCACGGCCCCTTTGTACGTGGTCCTTCTCAATTGGCTGCTATTCAAGGAGGCCATCACAGGCAAGCAAGCCCTGGGGTTTGCCATCCTCCTCCTGGGGCTGTTCTCTTTGCTTTCCAAGGGAAACCCTCAAAAAATCCTTGAACTGGAGTTCAACAAAGGTGACGTGCTGATGGCAGGCGCTGCCGGCATCTTTGCCTTTTACTCCGTAATGTTGAAAAAGAAGGACCCCGCCATTGGAAACCTGTCTTTCCTGGCGGCCACCTTCCTACTGGGCGTGTTCATGTTGGTGCCTTTTTTTATAGTGGAATGGGTGGGCACCGCCAGGCCATTGGAATTTACCACCTCGTCCATCCTGCAGTTTGTGTACATTGGCATTGGCCCCTCCATCATTTCATATTACCTCTGGAACAGGTCCATTGTGGACATTGGCTCCACAAAAGCCGCCACCATTTACAATACCCTTCCGGTCTTCAGCGCACTTTTTGCCGCCCTGATCCTCAACGAAGCGGTACTGGCCATCCAGGTGGTGAGTTCGGCCATCATCGTGGTGGGGGTCCTGTTGGTATTGCTGGGCAAGGGCAACAGGCGTCCGTAG
- a CDS encoding response regulator transcription factor → MEKIKVVIADDHRILRIGIKALLESEPQIDIVSEADDAGHLHAILKAQAVDVVLMDIDLGNSDGIELTREIRESYPGIRVLALTQHEEHGQILAMLDAGASGYLIKSCGKEELVASIFAVAKGEKYFSQGVSAALLRVLNHPRKTPAASPGTALTDREKEVVRLIAREMSNQEIAEKLFISVRTVDTHRRNIMEKIQARNTAGLVKYALENGLL, encoded by the coding sequence ATGGAAAAAATAAAGGTCGTAATCGCAGATGACCACAGGATACTGAGGATTGGCATTAAAGCACTGCTGGAAAGCGAACCCCAGATAGACATCGTGTCCGAAGCGGATGACGCAGGGCACCTCCACGCCATTTTAAAAGCACAGGCCGTGGACGTGGTCTTAATGGACATCGACCTGGGGAACTCCGATGGCATTGAGCTGACCCGCGAAATCAGGGAAAGCTATCCTGGCATCCGCGTCCTGGCGTTAACGCAGCACGAGGAACACGGCCAAATACTTGCCATGCTCGATGCCGGTGCCAGCGGCTACCTCATCAAAAGCTGCGGCAAAGAAGAGCTAGTGGCCTCGATTTTTGCCGTGGCGAAAGGTGAAAAATATTTTAGCCAGGGCGTCTCCGCGGCCTTGTTGCGGGTATTGAACCACCCCAGGAAAACCCCGGCAGCCAGCCCCGGCACCGCCCTCACCGACAGGGAAAAAGAGGTGGTCCGGTTGATTGCCCGGGAAATGTCGAACCAGGAAATTGCAGAAAAACTTTTTATCAGCGTGCGCACGGTGGACACCCACCGCAGGAACATTATGGAAAAGATACAGGCCAGGAATACCGCAGGCCTGGTGAAATACGCCCTGGAAAACGGCCTCCTCTAG
- a CDS encoding PD40 domain-containing protein, producing MSRILIKFLVWFAALVAVCPSSYGQYFGRNKPRYRSFDFKVLQSPHFEIYYYCNDSTAHYMAGLAERWYALHRKSFQDTIAFKNPIILYNNHAAFQQTTAIEGPIGVGTGGVTEALKNRVVMPMMETWAQTDHVLGHELVHAFQYNMLKGTDSLSIRDIRNLPLWMVEGLAEYMSIGRVDENTAMWMRDAVLHDDIPSLKDLDTNPKYFPYRYGQAFWAFVGSYWGDSTVIKLYNHTARYGLETAVGQVLDVNTKTLSNMWKAALNTHFKPLMKDSARHIIGRPLLDEKRGGKMNISPTLSPDGRHMVFLSERDLFSMDLYLADAHTGKVICKLSSIDKDSHIDALSFVESAGTWSPDGRWFAYVVYRKGQNALVVIDVMENRIVKEVVVPGVPAISNPAWAPNSNRIAFTGLVDGQSDLFVYDLDSQATQRLTHDWYSDIQPSWSPDGQSIVFATDRSSWWHHDKSPRHLAPAILHLSDGSIQTIEVFPGADNLNPVFRNKDSFWFLSNRDGFRNLYSYDLATGAVYQHTQYDIGISGITAFSPAISYSTGSRELAYSYYQKSGYTIYTAPLDSLPGVEAKKDSVNFKAATLPPYDAIKRLFVQPYIDTLNAYVPVAKHLLKPVPYKPKFDLDYIGNTTVGVSVSNVGTGLVGGVNTLFSDILGNNQLFAGVALNGEIYDLGGQVAYFNQKRRIGWGASLSHIPYRSGGVGLGLDSLNLGDTTVQVGNYALDILRTFEDQARVFSFLPISQTQRLELSGSFARYGFRIDRFNNYYYQGIKIAEKREKLPAPEEYNLWSGSAAWVGDNSFFGIASPLKGHRYRYEAGKIGGGYNFYTLMADARKYFYLKPFGLAVRAYYYGRYGKDVDQGSISPLFLGFPTLVHGYDDVLLGDNFGEVPGKLTINDLYGNKLLVANVEVRLPFSGPKRLALFPSRYFFTELNLFADVGTVWNPPTFETRGQTNFVAGRPGRIIASTGVSMRINLFGQLILEPYYAIPWQRDDIKRGTWGINFTPGW from the coding sequence ATGTCCAGAATTTTAATAAAATTTTTGGTATGGTTTGCCGCCCTTGTTGCCGTTTGCCCATCGTCATATGGGCAATATTTTGGAAGGAACAAGCCGCGGTACCGGTCTTTTGACTTCAAGGTGCTTCAGTCCCCCCACTTTGAAATCTATTATTATTGCAACGATTCCACGGCCCACTATATGGCAGGCCTTGCCGAGCGGTGGTACGCGTTGCACCGGAAGTCCTTCCAGGACACCATTGCCTTTAAGAACCCGATCATCCTTTACAACAACCATGCGGCTTTCCAGCAGACCACGGCCATTGAAGGGCCCATTGGGGTAGGGACGGGCGGGGTGACCGAGGCCCTCAAAAACCGTGTGGTAATGCCGATGATGGAAACCTGGGCGCAGACGGACCATGTGCTCGGGCACGAACTGGTACATGCATTTCAGTACAATATGTTGAAAGGGACCGATTCCCTGTCCATTCGGGATATCCGCAACTTGCCCCTTTGGATGGTGGAAGGGCTTGCCGAGTATATGTCCATCGGGCGGGTGGACGAAAATACCGCCATGTGGATGAGGGACGCTGTTTTACATGACGACATCCCCTCCCTCAAAGACCTGGACACCAACCCCAAATATTTTCCCTATCGGTATGGGCAGGCTTTTTGGGCTTTCGTTGGCAGCTATTGGGGCGACAGTACGGTAATCAAACTGTACAACCATACGGCCAGGTACGGACTGGAGACAGCCGTGGGGCAGGTGCTGGACGTCAACACTAAAACCCTATCCAATATGTGGAAGGCCGCATTGAACACGCATTTTAAGCCCTTGATGAAGGACAGTGCCCGGCATATTATCGGCAGGCCGCTACTGGACGAAAAGCGAGGGGGCAAAATGAATATTTCGCCCACCCTTAGTCCCGATGGCCGGCACATGGTTTTCCTGTCGGAGCGCGACTTGTTCTCCATGGACCTGTACCTGGCCGATGCCCACACGGGGAAAGTCATTTGCAAGCTCAGCAGTATTGACAAAGACAGCCACATTGATGCCCTCAGTTTCGTGGAATCGGCAGGCACCTGGTCACCGGACGGCCGGTGGTTTGCCTACGTGGTGTACCGCAAAGGACAAAATGCGCTGGTGGTGATAGACGTGATGGAAAACCGTATCGTTAAGGAGGTGGTGGTACCGGGCGTGCCTGCCATCAGCAACCCGGCCTGGGCGCCTAATAGCAACCGCATTGCCTTCACTGGCCTGGTGGATGGACAGAGCGACCTCTTTGTTTATGACCTTGACAGCCAGGCCACACAAAGGTTGACCCATGACTGGTACTCGGACATCCAGCCTTCATGGTCGCCCGATGGGCAAAGCATAGTGTTTGCCACGGATCGCTCCAGCTGGTGGCACCACGACAAGTCCCCACGGCACCTGGCCCCGGCCATCCTTCACCTTTCGGATGGAAGCATCCAAACCATTGAGGTGTTCCCCGGGGCGGATAACCTTAACCCTGTGTTCAGGAACAAGGACAGTTTCTGGTTCCTATCCAACCGGGATGGGTTCCGGAACCTTTATAGCTATGACCTGGCCACGGGTGCTGTGTACCAGCACACCCAATACGACATTGGCATTAGTGGCATCACCGCATTTTCACCGGCCATCAGCTATTCAACGGGCTCCAGGGAATTGGCGTATTCATATTATCAAAAAAGTGGCTACACCATTTATACTGCCCCCCTGGATTCCTTGCCAGGGGTTGAGGCAAAAAAGGATTCGGTCAATTTTAAGGCGGCCACGTTGCCCCCTTATGACGCCATTAAGCGGCTGTTCGTACAGCCCTACATAGATACGTTGAATGCCTATGTCCCGGTGGCCAAACATTTGCTGAAGCCCGTGCCCTACAAGCCTAAGTTCGATTTGGATTACATCGGCAATACCACGGTGGGCGTTTCGGTGAGCAATGTAGGCACCGGCTTGGTCGGGGGCGTTAACACGTTGTTCAGTGATATCCTGGGCAACAACCAACTGTTTGCAGGGGTTGCCCTTAACGGGGAAATATACGACCTGGGAGGGCAGGTGGCCTACTTCAACCAGAAAAGGCGTATCGGCTGGGGCGCGTCACTCTCGCATATTCCCTACAGGTCCGGTGGCGTGGGCCTGGGCCTGGATTCGCTCAACCTGGGCGACACTACCGTTCAGGTGGGCAATTATGCCCTCGACATCCTCAGGACCTTTGAAGACCAGGCTAGGGTATTTTCTTTTTTGCCCATATCCCAAACCCAAAGGCTTGAGTTGTCGGGCTCCTTTGCGCGCTATGGTTTCCGTATCGACCGGTTCAACAACTATTATTACCAGGGCATAAAAATTGCCGAAAAGCGGGAAAAACTACCGGCACCGGAAGAGTACAACCTCTGGAGCGGGAGTGCGGCCTGGGTAGGCGACAATTCTTTTTTCGGGATAGCCTCGCCATTGAAAGGGCACCGGTACAGGTACGAAGCCGGGAAAATCGGGGGCGGGTACAATTTTTATACCTTAATGGCGGATGCCCGGAAATACTTTTACTTGAAGCCATTTGGCCTGGCGGTACGTGCCTATTACTACGGGAGGTACGGCAAGGATGTGGACCAGGGCAGTATCTCCCCTTTGTTCCTGGGCTTTCCCACCCTCGTACATGGGTATGACGATGTTTTGCTGGGCGACAATTTTGGGGAAGTGCCCGGTAAGCTGACCATCAATGATTTGTATGGAAATAAGCTGTTGGTGGCCAATGTAGAGGTGCGCTTGCCGTTCTCCGGCCCAAAGCGGCTCGCCTTGTTTCCGTCCCGGTATTTTTTTACGGAGCTAAACCTGTTTGCCGATGTGGGCACCGTGTGGAACCCTCCCACATTTGAAACGCGGGGGCAAACCAATTTTGTTGCTGGCCGTCCCGGAAGGATTATTGCCAGCACCGGTGTGTCCATGCGCATCAACTTGTTTGGGCAACTTATATTGGAACCCTATTACGCCATACCCTGGCAAAGGGACGATATCAAGCGGGGCACCTGGGGCATCAATTTTACGCCTGGCTGGTGA